The window GATGAAAGCACCCTCTTGCACGAAGATGGGGTAGTAGAGCACATCGGGCTTGGTGGCCGCGATCTTGGTCAGCACCGGGCGCATGTCGGTGTCGCCCACATTGATGGCTTCCTGAGCCACGCACTTGCCGCCCAGTTCGGTGAACACATCGCAGGCCACCTGTTGCAACTGCTCGGCGTAGGGGCTGCCATCGTGGATGGTCGCCATGGCGCGGGCGCCCAGGACATTGTAGGCGAACTCGGCCACAGCCTTACCCTGCACCTTGTCGTTGTGCGCCGTGCGCAGATAGCCCGCCTCATGGGTCTTGGGATCGGTCAGCGAAGGCGCCGTGTTGGAGGGCGAAATCATCACCATGCCCGCGTCGGAGATGATCTTGGCCGCCGGCACCGCCGCGCTGGAGCAGTTGGTACCGATCACGCCCACGATTTTCTCGTTGGAGGCCAACTTCTGAGCCGCGGTCTGACCACCTTCGGCGGAGCACTGGGAGTCCTCCTTCACCACAGTGATGTCATGGCCGAAGAGGCCGCCGCCGTTGGCCGCCTTGAAGTCGTCAATGGCGATCTCCACACCGCCCAGGGAGTCCACCCCCAGGGACTCATTGGGG is drawn from Anaerolineae bacterium and contains these coding sequences:
- a CDS encoding branched-chain amino acid ABC transporter substrate-binding protein; this encodes MKKRWFVLLALLVVAALALTACGKKATYECTDPLGCVEVGEGEPIQIGVALVLSGPNESLGVDSLGGVEIAIDDFKAANGGGLFGHDITVVKEDSQCSAEGGQTAAQKLASNEKIVGVIGTNCSSAAVPAAKIISDAGMVMISPSNTAPSLTDPKTHEAGYLRTAHNDKVQGKAVAEFAYNVLGARAMATIHDGSPYAEQLQQVACDVFTELGGKCVAQEAINVGDTDMRPVLTKIAATKPDVLYYPIFVQEGAFITQQAKEVSGLENTVLMGSDGMISPDFLEAAGDAAEGMYLSGPAATKNEEFDKKYKAKYGQEPPSAFHLHAYDGTMMLLEAIKKVAVQVDGKLYIPRQALRDALFATKDFKGLTGTLICNEYGDCADPKIVINQVQNGKFVPVWP